AGGGCGGGGGAGACGGTGGGGGAGCTGACCCTCGCCGTACGCCACGGGATGCGCACGCGCGACCTGGCCGGGACGACCCACCCCTACCCGACGTGGAACGACGGTCTGTGGCGGGCGGCGGTCGCCGACGTGCGCTCGCGTCTGCGGCAGGGCGCGCCGGAGCGCGTCACCCGCGCCCTGGTCGCGGCCCGCCGCCGGTGGGTCGGCTCCCGGGCCGCGGCCGCGGCCGGTCAGGACAGCGCGCGGTAGCCCGCCCACGTCCGCTGGGCCGCGCTGGCCAGCACGACGGCGGCCCAGCCGACGGCGAGCTGCCAGGCCCAGAAGGGCAGGAGCAGCCACAACGCGTGCACGGCGATGGTCTCCGTGCCCTCGGCGAGGCCGCCCAGGAAGGACAGCGAGCGGCCGTCGTCGAGGGTGCGGCCGGTCCGCTCGGCGATCGAGGAGAACGCGAGGAAGGCCGTGCCGTTGACGTAGTAGGCGAGCAGGACGAGCAGGAACGGCCACCAGGGCGCGTCGTAGGCCGCCGTCACGCCGACCGCGACGCCGACCACGCTCGTCCCGTAGACCGCGAAGTCCGCCGTGATGTCGAGGAAGCCTCCCGCATCCGCACCTCCGGGCGTCCTGGCGGCGCGGTGTCGCGCCAGGGCGCCGTCGAGGCCGTCGACCACCCGCGAGACCAGCCACAGCACCAGGGCGACTCCCCACCACCGGCCGGCGGCGGCCCCCGCGCTCCCG
The genomic region above belongs to Nocardioides coralli and contains:
- a CDS encoding CDP-alcohol phosphatidyltransferase family protein, whose product is MLDARVRRRLDPVLAGAAAAIDRPGITPDRLTAAGLVLGLGSAGAAAGRWWGVALVLWLVSRVVDGLDGALARHRAARTPGGADAGGFLDITADFAVYGTSVVGVAVGVTAAYDAPWWPFLLVLLAYYVNGTAFLAFSSIAERTGRTLDDGRSLSFLGGLAEGTETIAVHALWLLLPFWAWQLAVGWAAVVLASAAQRTWAGYRALS